One Cucumis sativus cultivar 9930 chromosome 1, Cucumber_9930_V3, whole genome shotgun sequence DNA segment encodes these proteins:
- the LOC101211686 gene encoding oxysterol-binding protein-related protein 4C, which yields MGAGEDTERAVRRITLTKPVSLEAGSDAAEYKAPNLLSRILSLFKDVRPGSDLSHFKVPPQFNMPKSQLQCYGESVYCFNEDMLRKCNNGKNPIDRFVAVVAWNISTLRPLTFGISPFNPILGETHHASAGSLNVLLEQVSHHPPVSALHATDEKENLEMIWCQQPSAKFYGTSVEVEVRGKRELRLSNHRETYVMNAPNLMFKFLPTPGAEWSGNLRIACHDSGLEAELRFKGLSFFGFGGNARSIKGKIFDSLSSKPLYEVNGQWDRTVTAKNIESGEVAVIYNAKENIWRLRTPTVQDLRCVWPSESAVVWSEVSQGILSKDWEAAKKGKRTLEEKQREIAREMASRGETWVPKHFTFSHTKEGGWDCTPIHKSVPPSPIVVPK from the exons CGAGTATAAAGCTCCTAACCTACTCAGTCGCATCCTAAGCCTCTTTAAAGATGTACGGCCAGGATCTGATCTATCTCACTTCAAG GTACCCCCACAGTTCAACATGCCAAAATCACAACTTCAATGTTATGGTGAATCTGTGTATTGCTTCAATGAAGACATGTTAAGGAAGTGCAACAATGGGAAGAACCCAATAGACAGATTTGTGGCTGTTGTAGCATGGAACATTTCTACTCTTCGTCCTTTAACTTTTGGTATTTCTCCTTTCAACCCAATTCTTGGAGAAACCCATCATGCTTCAGCAGGCTCCCTAAATGTTCTACTTGAGCAG GTTTCACATCATCCACCAGTGAGTGCCCTCCATGCTACTgatgaaaaggaaaacttGGAAATGATATGGTGTCAGCAGCCTAGTGCCAAATTCTATG GTACATCTGTGGAGGTGGAAGTAAGGGGGAAGAGAGAGCTGAGACTTTCAAATCATAGAGAAACTTACGTTATGAATGCCCCAAATCTGATGTTCAAATTCCTTCCAACACCTGGGGCTGAATGGAGTGGTAATCTCAGAATTGCTTGCCATGACAGTGGTCTTGAAGCTGAGTTACGTTTCAAAggtctttctttctttggatTTGGAGGGAATGCTAGATCAATCAAAGGAAAGATTTTTGATAGTTTGTCATCAAAGCCTCTTTATGAGGTCAATGGTCAATGGGACAG AACTGTCACGGCGAAGAACATAGAGAGCGGTGAAGTTGCAGTCATTTACAAcgcaaaagaaaacatttggaGGCTGAGAACTCCTACAGTTCAAGACCTAAGG TGTGTGTGGCCAAGTGAATCAGCAGTGGTATGGAGTGAGGTGAGCCAAGGCATTCTAAGCAAAGACTGGGAGGCagcaaaaaaaggaaagagaactTTGGAGGAGAAACAAAGGGAGATTGCAAGAGAAATGGCATCAAGAGGTGAGACATGGGTTCCTAagcattttactttttctcatACTAAAGAAGGTGGTTGGGACTGCACACCTATCCATAAATCAGTCCCTCCATCCCCCATTGTTGTACCCAAATAA